One Glycine soja cultivar W05 chromosome 7, ASM419377v2, whole genome shotgun sequence genomic window, ATATTACATGCAAATATATAACAGATTTATTTCCTTGTTAAAAATTTACTGAAAAGTTAGaactacaaaattacaaatgaaGATCGTGTAAATAAAAAACACGACTTATAaagttgtaattttaattaaattgtcaaTAACAGAGGTTCTTTATAcgtcaaaaaaaaaacaagtacatTAAATATCAGTTATAATTCCTCATATCTGAAATTACCTATTACCTGTACGATAATGAATACTCGTTTATAGAAATGGGAATCAACACACCCCTCGGCATAGTCATCCTTACTTCTAATTTAAACTTAGCTACATAGCCCAACACCATTAATTCAATGTAATGTGTCCCATCCCTGGATAACTGTCGTAATTTTGAAATTCCAACAGTTAATGAGTACAACTCTTCAAAGTAagaattttctataaaaaaatttgcaagttggctatatcaaattaaattacaattattGTACAATCATACAAAGAACTCCAACGGATAAGTAAGGTGCAACTAAGAAAAAAGCTAGTGCTACAAAAGCTATCAATCAATCTTCTTCGAAGAAAGAAACTTCCTGGTGAGATCAGATTTCAATTTGCATCCAAAAGAATGTGTTTTGATGAATAGGTCATCAATGTCTTCCTCCTTCTGCTCGTATACGTAGAAAGCTATAAACGCAAAGGTAACCCCTGTAATCGTGACCAGAAACAAATTAGTATCATTcctcacccaaaaaaaaaagaaaaaagaaaacaaacaagtatCATTCCCATGGGAGTTCAGGCAACAGCCCCACCAAAAAGTGATTCGATGAGGTGTGACATATAACTTGTCACCCTCAGGAATGTCAATTCAAATTATTCAATGAGGTATCCATAAGAAAACAGAGCTACAGACTTCTGAATGCTGATTGCAATTTGCAAATgaaatttttagaaataaaaggtTATCAGACATGATTCAAAAATTCAACCAATGTCAGAAATCTATTGTGAATTCAAGTAATATAACATTGGCTTCCTGTCATAATTTTATTGGTTGCAGAAATAAATCCAATTAAATGGAGGCATGCATAGCAGTATATTTTCTGTGCAGACAAATTCATGTTGGCACATGCAAGTTtgtttgttgtgtgtgtgtgtgtgtgtgtgtgtgtgtgagagagagagagagggaaccTATAGTATACAAGCTCTGCAGTGAAAAGGCTCCAAGGAAGCTGAGAATGAACAGAGAGAGAACAACCTATTGATCAGCAAGGGAAAGATGTCAGCACTTCTGATACTTGAGAAACTTATACTCAGTAAATTGTCTGCATATGTAAGCTTGCTTATAAACAAAATTTCATAGAGAAATTTTAAAACGAATGCAGTGCAGATACCTTGAAGAACAGCACCCAATCATTCCCTTCTGCAAGGGATTTCAAAACATTCACAGCAATATTCCATGATGAGGCCACTGAGAGAGCAATTTGATGAGACAAATCTTCTGATAAGTGAAACCATGATTTGGGTATTTTCTCAAGAGTAAACCCCAATCTGCACAAGCATTAAAGCAGAACAATAATTAgcatttattttaacattaaaaacTCCAATGCTTCTAACAACTAGATTATCTTTATAGTTATCATTGGACAAGTTAATTGTGTGACAACTGCAATATTCAACAGTACATAATGTACTCACATTTTTGCAGGTAGAATGGcatgaatgaataaaaagatCGATGCAAACAATAGAAGCTTTGTCAGAGCACTAATGATGGTATTTTCCGATGCAATGAAGTTGAAGTATATTGCAATCAAGACTAACAATGCGATGAAAGTTTGCTTTTTATCCTTCCAAAGCAATGTGTCGGCAACTGCAAATTAGCACATCAATAAAACTCAGATAAATAAATGTAAACTGTAAAACTACTTCCAGGATGAACTGGTTACAATGTTCTGTTGGTATAGTAGGTAGAAGAGATCTGATAGTATTGATCACACAAATAGATAATAACTGGTCAATTTATGATAATCAATTAAGTTAGAAACAATAACTCCAAAATTTGTTAAATTGTTGTTTTAGGCCTCTTACAGCTACCACATCAAGCACAGACATGCtttattacaattttaaaaaaggaattaTCAAGATTGAGATATATGGATAATAGGTAGTATATGATACGGACCTGCAGTTGTGAGCATAAACTACAACTTCCTGCACTATCTGTTACAATTTTACCCGATTTCTCTGACTTGGAAGATAAATGTTATGCAAATCACATGTCTATCAATATGCTCTTGATTATAATCTAACCAGACTCATGAGAGAACCAAACATATGATACAGTAATGTAGGAGCAGCAGCCATGTGCCTATTTTTATATGTCTATTAACAGTTTAATTCTACTTTACAATAAACCCAGACCAATTGTAAAAACAGCAAGTCCAGATTGCCCAAACAAAGAAGTTAGATACATATAGTTGATTATTCACACCTCTTCCACTTCCAAGATATTTGGAAGCTTTTGAGGGACCTTCTCTTTTAGTCTTAGGTTGATTTTCAGCCTTCAAGTGTGTGAATGATTCAATTGTCCTCCGCAGACCCTCCTGCAAGAAACATTACAATCTCATTATTATGGGAGAATCACCGGGCAAAAAGTAGGATTAATGAATACACTCACTGCAATAGATGTAAGGAACTTGGTGCACTGAAATATCATCCATTTAAGAAAAACATCTCATACTTGAtttcatgatatatatatatatatatatatatattagataatCTTAACTTGTTATCATCAGTGATTTTGGGGGCCTTGAGTTAGCCAAGTTCTcatgttttttatctttcaaaataTGAACACAGAATGTCCATGATAGAGcatatatattattacttttCTGAAACATCATAGAACCTGTAGTGTTACGATGGGTGCATAGCCAAGGCGATCCTTTGCTTTTGAGCAATCAAAAGTTCTGCTGCAAGATGTGAGTCTTATTCTTGAAGGAGTTAACTGGGGCACCTTCATCCCATATGGGCCTAGTAGCCTATATATCCACTCCACCAAATGTGCAATTGGCATGATAACAAAGGTAGGGATCTTTATTCTTGGCCTGCAAGTTACATGACTCAGATAACCAAGAAGTGACATTGATAATGCCATAAtaatgtttgtgtttgtttatctgaatgaaaaagcataactatgttccttatttattttaaatataaaagcaAGAAACATAAATACTTATGaattattgattaataatagGAAGCCAATTTTCTAATTTACATAAAGAAGAAGCCATCATTATGCATAAAATAGATAACAAATAATAGCCACTAGCCAGACTAGCAAGACCAAAAATTCCATAATCCAACATCCCAAATTGACAGCAACTTCAGCCTAATCCTGCTGATAAGAACAACTTAAATTTGCATCTTTCATACAATtttacaaaacaaagaaaaaggatgTATTAATGTTATAATCACATAGGGTGATGCAGACTAGGCATAATCTCAGATAACTtgttatatttaagtttttaaatttaggAAAATATTCCATATCTCTAGATAGCCTCTATGTTTGATTAGGATTTGACTATTGGTCCAGTCAAGGATTATAAATACTCCTTT contains:
- the LOC114418722 gene encoding 3beta-hydroxysteroid-dehydrogenase/decarboxylase-like, which encodes MAVEDKWCVVTGGRGFAARHLVEMLIRQNEYCVRIADLEASIVLEPAEQLGLLGQALHSGRAQYVSLDLRNKAQVLKALEGVEVVFHMAAPNSSINNYQLHHSVNVQGTKNVIDACVELNVKRLVYTSSPSVVFDGVHGIHNGNETMPYAHSPNDHYSATKAEGEALVIKANGTNGLLTCCIRPSSIFGPGDRLLVPSLVDAARKGKSKFIIGDGNNVYDFTYVENVAHAHICADQALVSEGPISEKAAGEAYFITNMESMKFWEFVSVVVKGLGYEGPRIKIPTFVIMPIAHLVEWIYRLLGPYGMKVPQLTPSRIRLTSCSRTFDCSKAKDRLGYAPIVTLQEGLRRTIESFTHLKAENQPKTKREGPSKASKYLGSGRVADTLLWKDKKQTFIALLVLIAIYFNFIASENTIISALTKLLLFASIFLFIHAILPAKILGFTLEKIPKSWFHLSEDLSHQIALSVASSWNIAVNVLKSLAEGNDWVLFFKVVLSLFILSFLGAFSLQSLYTIGVTFAFIAFYVYEQKEEDIDDLFIKTHSFGCKLKSDLTRKFLSSKKID